The Haloarchaeobius amylolyticus genome window below encodes:
- a CDS encoding ATP-binding protein translates to MSTAAARDFAVLHEVAQTVSAADTLDDALASTVEIVCQHTDWRYAEVWRQVDGRLELGPTWYQPDRRLRRFHRDSRDRTYERGEGLPGRVWETQEPEWIRDVAAVSSARFHRRGAAVAAGFHAALGVPIVDQETVVAVLVFLLDEPRRRTERMVALVGTVAILGGLFAQKERFEAAARRQQTIARCFEASPVGIVIFDTDGTLVDLNDQAASILGQTAQSLAGTHCTELGLDPVDAEGESLARPALPVERAIEEDRCIYGVQCGITTPTGERWVVANAAPVRDESGRVEQVVVAIEDLTSQHVWEQEIARQNERLSRFAGAVSHDLRNPLSTARTSLLLAKGECDSPHLDRIEGALGRMDAIIDDVLSLARGGRAVVDPSSVSLEAVTRAAWASTVNADDATLSVAEDRTLLADEERLQRLLENLFRNAVEHAGPDVTVRVGAMDGGFFVEDDGPGIPEGKREKAFQPGYTTRQSGTGFGLALVDEIACAHDWSVTLTDAATGGARFEFTVE, encoded by the coding sequence ATGAGCACCGCGGCTGCCCGCGACTTCGCGGTCCTCCACGAGGTCGCACAGACCGTCTCCGCCGCCGACACGCTCGACGACGCACTCGCGTCGACCGTCGAGATCGTCTGCCAGCACACCGACTGGCGCTACGCCGAGGTGTGGCGACAGGTGGACGGCCGCCTCGAACTGGGCCCCACGTGGTACCAGCCGGACCGCCGGTTGCGACGCTTCCACCGGGACTCGCGGGACCGCACCTACGAACGTGGCGAGGGACTGCCGGGTCGGGTCTGGGAGACACAGGAGCCGGAATGGATCAGGGACGTGGCTGCCGTCTCCTCGGCACGGTTCCACAGGCGGGGCGCCGCCGTGGCCGCGGGGTTCCACGCTGCACTCGGCGTCCCCATCGTCGACCAGGAGACCGTCGTCGCCGTCCTCGTGTTCCTGCTCGACGAACCGCGTCGCCGGACCGAGCGCATGGTCGCCCTCGTCGGGACCGTCGCCATCCTCGGTGGCCTGTTCGCCCAGAAGGAGCGGTTCGAGGCGGCGGCGCGGCGACAGCAGACCATCGCCAGGTGCTTCGAGGCGAGCCCGGTCGGCATCGTCATCTTCGACACCGACGGCACGCTGGTCGACCTGAACGACCAGGCCGCGTCCATCCTCGGCCAGACGGCGCAGTCGCTCGCCGGGACGCACTGCACCGAACTCGGCCTCGACCCGGTGGACGCGGAGGGAGAATCACTGGCGCGACCCGCGCTCCCGGTGGAACGGGCGATCGAGGAGGACAGGTGCATCTACGGCGTCCAGTGTGGCATCACCACGCCGACGGGGGAGCGATGGGTCGTCGCCAACGCGGCACCGGTCCGGGACGAATCGGGCCGGGTCGAACAGGTCGTCGTCGCCATCGAGGACCTGACGAGCCAGCACGTCTGGGAGCAGGAGATCGCCCGGCAGAACGAGCGACTCTCGCGGTTCGCCGGCGCCGTCTCCCACGACCTCCGCAACCCGCTGTCGACCGCGCGGACCTCGCTCCTGCTCGCGAAGGGCGAGTGCGACAGCCCACACCTCGACCGCATCGAGGGGGCCCTCGGCCGGATGGACGCCATCATCGACGACGTGCTCTCGCTGGCGCGCGGCGGGAGGGCCGTGGTCGATCCATCGTCGGTCTCGCTGGAGGCCGTCACCCGGGCGGCCTGGGCCTCGACGGTGAACGCCGACGACGCGACCCTCTCGGTGGCCGAGGACAGGACGCTGCTTGCGGACGAGGAACGGCTCCAGCGACTGCTCGAGAACCTCTTCCGGAACGCCGTCGAGCACGCGGGCCCGGACGTGACGGTCCGTGTCGGGGCGATGGATGGTGGGTTCTTCGTCGAGGACGACGGCCCCGGTATCCCCGAGGGAAAGCGCGAGAAGGCCTTCCAGCCCGGGTACACGACTCGACAGTCGGGGACCGGCTTCGGGCTCGCACTCGTCGACGAGATCGCCTGCGCCCACGACTGGTCCGTCACGCTCACCGACGCGGCGACCGGCGGGGCCCGGTTCGAGTTCACCGTCGAGTGA